In Halanaerobium praevalens DSM 2228, the DNA window TTCTAAATTATTTCCGGCAACTATTTCTAATTTGTATTTTTGAGCAAACTCTCGCACTGTCATTTTTGTTAAGCCCCCTTATATTTTTTGATCTTATTTAATATATTCTGCTTTTCCCAAAATTAACCTTCTTTTAAACTAAATTTAAACTCTGGCCTTCAATTTTAACATCTAAGTCAAAATAATCAGCAATTGAAGCAGCTATATCACTAAAACTAGCTCTTATCCCTAAATTAAAATCAGCTGGCACATTTTTTCCATAAGCTAAAATAGGAACATATTCTCTAGTATGATCAGTACCTTGATAAGTAGGGTCACAACCATGGTCAGCAGTAATTATTAATAAGTCATCTGCTTCCATCTTAGCTTTAATTTCAGGTAAGCGTTGATCAAATTGTTTCAGAGCCTCAGCATAACCTTCTACATTTCTGCGATGGCCATAATTTTGATCAAAATCAACTAAATTAGTAAAAATCAAACCTTTTTTAGTTGTATCTAAATAATTTAAAGTTTGATCTACCCCTTCCATATTATTAGCAGTAGTTACTGAATCGGTAATTCCACTGTGATTAAAAATATAAGTTATCTTACCAACTGCATTAACTTCTAAATTGGCAGATTTTAGCTGATCTAAAATAGTTGGCTCTGGTGGAGTTAAAGAAAAATCCTTTCTTCTTTCTGTTCTCTCAAAATTACCAGGTTCTCCTACAAATGGACGGGCAATTACTCTAGCAACTGCATGTTCTCCCTGTAAGATTTCTCTTGCTTTTTTACAATAATCATAAAGTTCTGCAACTGGAATCACATCTTCATGAGCAGCTATTTGAAAAACACTATCAGCTGAAGTATAAACTATAGGCTTAGCTGTTTTTAAATGTTCTGCTCCCAATTCTTCGATAATAACTGTGCCAGAAGCAGGTTTATTAGCTAAAGATTCTCTCCCTATTGCCTGGTGGAACTGCTCCATAATTTCAGCCGGAAATCCAGTTGGATAAGTAGGAAATGGAGTTTCAGAAATCAAGCCGGCAATTTCCCAGTGACCAGTTGTAGTATCTTTACCTTTAGATTTTTCAGCTGCTTTACCATAAGCACCTTCTGCTTTAATTTCAGCATTAAGTCCTTCAACTTCTTCAATTTTTCCTAATCCTAACTTCTCTAAATTAGGGAGTTTCAGACCACCAATTTCAGCTGCTATATGCTGTAAAGTGGCTGCTCCTTGATCACCATAATCAGCTGCATCTTCTAAGGCACCCAAACCAACACTATCCATGACCATTAAAATTATTCTTTTATTTTTTTTCAAAATTACACTCCTTCATTAATTTAATTTTAAATTAGTTGTCGTTAGACGTCAGACATTTTTGGATATTAATATAATTCTTGCTTTAAATTAAAATACCTGCTTTTATTTAGTTTTAATTTGTTTTAATAAGTTATCTAAAGAATCTTTTTTTAATTCTGGAATTAAAATTCCCATAATCTGATATAAATATAAAAACTCATCTAAAAGTTCTTCTTGGTCTGCCTCTGGCAGTTTTCCTTCTTCTTCCATAAATTCTTCTAAATTATCATTAATATTACTAAAAGAACGAAATAATTTACGGGCCAGATTATGAGAATATTTTTTATTATCTTCTGCCCAATAATCTTTCAGTTTCATTCTTTCTCTCTTTAGCAAAACAGCATCAACTGCTTCTGCCATTGGTAAATGTAGATATTTATAAAACAAATCAATTACTGCTTGAGTCTCTTTACGACTTAAATTATGTTTAATAACTGCATCTAAAAGTTGATTAGCTTTATTTGGATTATCAGTCCTGGAAGCCAAGGCATGAGCTAAACTTAAATGTGATAAAGTTATAGGAGAATCAGCTTTAAGTACTTCTTTTTGATATTTCTCTTTCATATCTAAAATATTAAGCCACAGAGTTAAAGTTGTTCTTGCAACTCCCAATTTCTGAGCTGCTTCTTTTTTAGTCAAATCATTAGCTTCAATGAATTTATTAATAGAAATTGCTCTTTCTAATGGGTTTAAATCCTGCCTCTGCAAATTTTCTATTAGCTGAATTTGTCTAAATTTTTCTGGGGAAACTTCTTCTTCTAAAATTACAGCAGCTATTTTTTCTTTCT includes these proteins:
- a CDS encoding ParB/RepB/Spo0J family partition protein — its product is MKYKEIKITSIDSRPDQVRTDFSEKRIDSLAKSIAEVGQLQPIVVQKKSDRYLLIAGERRLRAVKKDKKEKIAAVILEEEVSPEKFRQIQLIENLQRQDLNPLERAISINKFIEANDLTKKEAAQKLGVARTTLTLWLNILDMKEKYQKEVLKADSPITLSHLSLAHALASRTDNPNKANQLLDAVIKHNLSRKETQAVIDLFYKYLHLPMAEAVDAVLLKRERMKLKDYWAEDNKKYSHNLARKLFRSFSNINDNLEEFMEEEGKLPEADQEELLDEFLYLYQIMGILIPELKKDSLDNLLKQIKTK
- a CDS encoding phosphopentomutase — protein: MKKNKRIILMVMDSVGLGALEDAADYGDQGAATLQHIAAEIGGLKLPNLEKLGLGKIEEVEGLNAEIKAEGAYGKAAEKSKGKDTTTGHWEIAGLISETPFPTYPTGFPAEIMEQFHQAIGRESLANKPASGTVIIEELGAEHLKTAKPIVYTSADSVFQIAAHEDVIPVAELYDYCKKAREILQGEHAVARVIARPFVGEPGNFERTERRKDFSLTPPEPTILDQLKSANLEVNAVGKITYIFNHSGITDSVTTANNMEGVDQTLNYLDTTKKGLIFTNLVDFDQNYGHRRNVEGYAEALKQFDQRLPEIKAKMEADDLLIITADHGCDPTYQGTDHTREYVPILAYGKNVPADFNLGIRASFSDIAASIADYFDLDVKIEGQSLNLV